In the Argiope bruennichi chromosome 8, qqArgBrue1.1, whole genome shotgun sequence genome, aataatcctGTATAGTATAATTAACTTCTATTGTATCAGAACATGGTTGAAGAATGAATGAATTACTAATAAGAAAGAACAGGAATAATGGACTCCATATTTTGTCTACAAGGATCAGAATCTCATTTTCCAATgacttgaaaaaaaagaaaagaagatagCTATTTTCAATTAAGAAGCCctgatataaaacaaaatataaattataatgaaatatatgcacaatatatatatacatatacataaatatatacataataaaatataaaatacaaaaaatatatacatgaatcaaaacacaaaaaataatagaattaaagaaTACTAAGGATTATTACCTTTCGTAAGGCTTGCTTTCCACCAAATCCCCTAATTTCTAGCATAAGCTCTTCTCTTGGATCTACAGTTTTGGAGTGCTTTGATGGACTTTTCTTAGATTCTTTTTTCGATGCTGGCAAAGTCTTTGTCTCCCTAGCCATCACAAGCTGACTGGAAACTGGAATCTGCTCTGCAGGTGGTATGGTTGGCATCACTGAACTGGATGCTTGGGGTGCAGGAGGGGGTGGAGGTGGGGGAGGAGGAACAGACTGTCCAGAACCATTGACAGTTACAGTTTGAGCAGTATTCTGTTGCAACTTTTCACTGTTCTTAGCAGCCTTTTTAGAAAACACAGACATCAATTCTGAATTTAGTGACTGTGACTTTGGAATAGTATTACTTTTATATGTGTTGCTGTTGGTGGTAGTTACTCCAGGACCAGATGCAATATTAGCTTCTTTTGGGATTGTGGCATTAATATCAACAGCAGGTTTTGCATTAACATTAACTTTAGTGATATGCAACTTTGAAGCTTCAGTATTTTCCTGCTTAGAAGGTTTAGATGTGGAGGAAGGCTCCGTTTTTGTTGACTTAGGTTTCCTGAGATCGACCTCAGCACGACGTATCTTGTCTTGCACATAGCCCCCAGGTCTTTTCGAACTTGCCTTCAGGTCCTCTAATATAGACTGTTTACCTTCTGTGGCTCCACGACTCTCACTCATATCAGACAAAGGCCACTTTTTCAAACCAACAATAGATGGAGGGTGAGGTTCATCTTTCATGCTTGTTAATTTCACAAAGGGTTTGGCAGATTTAAATGTAGCAGTTGGTTCCCTAGAAGCGAGTCTGATATCTGAACTTTGCTTCACATTCGTTTCCTCTACCTGCTTAGgaacagtttttaaaactttggtGTCATTACTAGCAATTTTAGAAGGCTTTTTATGTATCTGCTCAGGCTTGGCATCCAAAACAGGTTTCTCATCTGAAATAAACTTAGTTTTTACATTTGTAGGCTCAGTTTTTGGAGCAGCTACAACAACTTTTGCTTCCACAGACTTAGGCACAGTTTTGGGCACTTCTTTTGGGGTACTATCAACTTCAGTAGGAACTGGTGGAAGCTTCCTTTTTTCCATTGTACTTAAACCAGGCTTGTTAGTATTTTGAGGAATATTTTCtaagcttaaaaattttgatcttgtgGAAGCAACACTACTGGAAGGCTCTACGTCTGATATTTCTTTCTGCCGTTGTTGCCAAGAACCAATAGTAACAGAAACTATTTGCGACTTGGGCCGCGTGTTGCGATTCAGTGTCATAGTCTGTGAAGGTGGCAAGGCACTAAGAGGCTTCGGTTTAGGTCTAGGGAGCGTTTGAGATTTGCTGTTGTCACTTTCTGGCGAAGAAAGTGAATTACTACTTACGTCTGTTGAGGATACCTGAAGATTATCACTAGTTTGTGCAGAAGTATCCTTATTTAGAACATTTTCAGGAGATGGCGCCTGTGTTCCAGAAGTAACCTTTTCTTGGGGAGATGGTACTTGTGTCACTTTATCTTGGGGAGGTGGCACCTGAACCACTTTATCTTCTTGATTACAACTTGCTTGTGTATCAACAGAACAAGCATTTAAGGTTTCTGGCCTTTTAACAGGTTTCTGTGCATTTATATCTATGTCTACAACAGCTGTTTCAACAGGAGGTTGTGCAAGAGGTGGAGTTTTAGGTCGATTCATCTCCTTTACGGATAATGGTTTTGTTTTAGGTCTAGGTAATGATCTTGTTCTCAAGTCAGTAGAACTGAGATTTGTTTCACTATTTTGACTAATCTgactttcagaaataatattcagATTGCTATCTAAATTACTTAAACCTTCCAAAGAAGGAAAAGGCATCTGTGGTACAATTTTCTCATTCTGTAACAAACTCTGATTGCTTAACAACTGTTTCTGCCAAGATATAAACTGTTCCTGCAGTCTACGATATTCTTCCTGAAGACGTCTCTGCTCTTGGAGAAATGTTTCTTTCAATTGCACAGGTTCTAATTCTTTAACAACATTTTGATCTGAATGAGTTCTTTTCATGTTCCCATTAACAACTTCTTCCTCCATCTTTTCCATTTCTGAAGGTGCTTTTTGAAGCGCCTTTTGAGGTGTAAGATTGACTAATGATGTTGACCTGCCAGTTAAAGGTAATGTATTCATACTACTTAGCTGCGCACGTTTCTCTGAAACAATGCTACGGCCACTCTCAGAAACAATTTCCTTTTGATTTCGATCtttgaatgataatatttttacatcaggTTGATGCCTATTCTTTCTTACAGGAGCCTGAATATCCTTAAGTGGACTCTGATTATTACTGATACCACTGGTGGCTTTTTGTTCAGGAGATGGTATACTATAAATGTCTATGTTCTCATCTTTTCGGTAACATCCCAtagcaaaattattcaattttttctggATCTGTGGAGTATGGGAAGCACTGTTGTGTGCACTCTCAGTTGAGAGGGAACTTGAGATGCTGTTTTTATCACTGTTATCACACTTGGTTTCAATCTCCTTATTTTGTTCAGTTATAGAGCCCTCTACCTTAGAAATAATAGATTCATCCACagattttgtaacaattttttcttctgtCACATTTTCCGCGACAGTTACCTCagaagaaatttctaattcttcCTTTTCTACCCTGTTGATGTTTTCACTGACCTGCTTTTCATTAGCAACACAGAGGGTTGCAACTCGATTTTCATCTGTGTTttgatctaaaaaaaatgttttaagagtgTTGAtactaaaaatatagaatatggaaagagaaaaaaaaattgtaaaatatttttctaaacataataattaatttcttatttaattaaagagcagatttaaaaatattttcaattctaatttaaaacaattaaaactacAGAGTGTATCAATAGGTTTCTGCATTTGCACATTatggaaaaaatgtttacatCAGAAAATCCTAATATCAGACAAATTTAGAATCtttgtataacattttattttaaattctcagTTGGTATATTTAATTTGCTCAAGTAGAATTcaacttttcttatttatgtCCCAACTTTTTCAAATATAGGATATCCATTGTATCTTGTCTCATCTTGCATCATTTTGCCCTGTAATGACTTCACAAATTCAAAATCACCGATTTAATtggatgaaaaattataaatgttgatgcacttttaataagtaaaagaaaatgttattactttcaaataataataaacagaaattaaacaaaaaataatgttcagtGAGCAGTATTAGAGGAATTTGAGATAAATATTGTCTTTGAAAATCTTTCCTCAATATTCatataacaaaacaaacaaatttctttccAACTCCTTATGGAccatattaaatcattaattattccattaaattcatgtattttcAGTAACTTCAATGTCTTTAAATGATTTCAGACAGACACAAATATACAAAGGTTTTCCCAAGAAGAATTCTTACCATCTGAACACCTTTCCATTGTGCTGTCTTTTGCAGAATTTCCATCTGTCTTTTCACTCTCCAATGTTGATCCTTGTACAGAAAATTCATCAGAAGGCACTGATTTTACATCTAAAGAATCTGAATAGGAAATTAATGATCAATTATATTCTACCATGTTAGATTCTTATGAgcatttttaatagcataatGAGTAAAATCATAATCTCCATAAGCAGGACTTAATGAGGATTTACTAGGGATAATAAAACATGAActattaattgtttgaatttagaaaaatgtcttaagcacaaatgaaaattttggcaTGTGATGACACATCTTGCAAGTAAtttgtagaataaaaaataatgaaaataaattataattgtaaagagtaattataaaattacagaataaataataaataatggtaATGATTGTTACATTGACTTTGATAGACAGAAAttcattataatgattttttttttccaaattgcaATTATAActccatttttgatttttaatgattaatttaagacCACCTTTAAGATTGGCATTGCTTATTGTAGAAATTTCTAAGTTGTTCTTGAAAATGCATATCAGCCAAAACATTAATAATCTATACAgcaaataatcaaaatcaatgaGCAATGGCATAGCATTTCATggaaatgaaaatgtaaagattgaattacaagtaaaaattagaaacaatatgatttttttgttataattctttacagtttcatacaaaaatactaaattacaAGTATCAAAGCAaggtttttaaaacttcatacaGATGAAAAGCTAAAAAAGAAACTTAACAGGATTCTTAAATTAGATTGCGATTACAAAATGAATACATGCAACAATCTCAAACTTAATGcatgggaaattttttaaaaaatgaattaactcAAAACAGTCATTTgtaaactttaatatattattttaaatcaaaatcgatttaattttttgcttataaataacaatttaactacaataaatacatacatacacactcaattttcttttgttgttctGAAATTCAACTACATGACTTAATTGGAAGCTGTACCCATAATTTAATAGATAtggttgtttgaaaaaaaaatttcttcctttttaaggATGCTTATTCAATTGCATAATACACAAatatcaattttgattgttaataaaataaatgttttccctcaatattataatattagtaCAAGAATATTACAAGATATCTCcatgatattttttgataatatgaatACTACTTGGCAATATAATGaagatattataataatactGTTGGACATTTTGTACAAATAGGATAAgcaatgttgaaaaaattaaaaacaattacacAACACATGAAGTGTCATGTTAATTACCAATAATCAACATAATATCCATTTagtattagttaatttttattggaataatatAGGACTTTTTTAAAGCTCTTTCGGGTACTGCTGCTTTCtacgaataaaattttcaatatctcATTTCCATCAGGAAATTGACACATAATCCCAAAGTTAAAATAACACTGAGTTTTTATGTTCTTGATAATTTTCTGTATCACTCTGGTTTGGTGTCGCAAATTAAAGTTCAAGAAACTCTTGTCTGATGGAATGGTATCTATGGACAAAGTACAGCCAATCAAAAAGTTTTCAAGGCATGACACAACACTTCACGAGTTCAAAACCAAAATTACCAAATCGAGCAGAAAACAAATATACTAACAAGAGGAAATAAGAGCATGCAAGTTCATAACTTTCCACATGCAACATATAAGTAAGACATGCATTAACATATGGTAAAAGGAgcagaaagcagaaaaaagaagTTATTCGAGTATTAATAGAGAAAGAACCAACAAACCACAAGACGGATAAATGCTGGAATTTAGAGACTCCATAGATGTTAGAACTTTTCGCTTAAGAGACATTCTTGGTAAAGGAATAGGTACATGGGTTTGTTTTTCAACTCCAGTTCTTGGTGAGGATATCACAGGAGAAGAATAAGAGGAAGAGATGACCCCACCTGAGACATTGCAATAAATTTCTTCATGGCATCCAGAATCGGACATAGTCTTCAGATCAGAATTCATGGAGGGGACAGAGGAATCGGCATCACTATTAAGGGAGTGCGAGATTCCACTATCATCGGCAGAAGCATCTACAGCTAAGAATAGcaggtgttttattttttaaataatgggtAAAAGCCATACATATTGTTATAAAGAACCAGAcataattgccatttttttctcataaataactATGCTAATCTTGTCAGCATAATAGTGAGACTCATTTTATGGATTATAGAATAATACATCCTTAACAAACTTTGAATTTTCACTAATAATGTAAGAGACGGTGGGTGGTTACAACAGGAAGTCCTGCTATAACAATTGCAGCTGATCGAATTACAAGACAATAAACAAAATCAAGAAAACATCAAACATTAGTATACAATGCAAACTGGGTGTTACAACAgcataactattttattttcaatgaatagataatcattttcttctaatgatttttaataacttaataatatagttttaatgatGACATTAAGCAACATTATCAAActtatacaaatatgaaataagtatATCTAAAAGACTCATTTATTTCTTTCCATATAAAAGACatatagaatatttctatatttaataacttaattaaaatttggccCAAGGAAAAGATTGATTTATTGTTAATTGATGCTGCAAAAAGCTgagaacaaatatataattatcttgCATATCTTATGTTTGAAACAATTTGTAAATCAACAGATTATATCAACTGTATAGAGAAGTTCTTTAGAGAAAACAAAAGCATTATTTCTGATCAATTTGGCAAATTTCtgattctttatatttgaaaatgacaAAAGCTAACATAAAAGCAAAGCAATACAATGCATCAAACGGAAGCATATATACAGAAATGAGCAATAAAAGTAGCgctatagaaaaatattatttaatatttaaagtcttatattttgaataatctgtTATATATAAATGGTagtaatgtataatataaaaaatatatttaaattttgataacaacttattaaccaaaataataagttaataaatttaccaaagttaaaaagaaatagacatttgttataattttcagaacaaagtaaaatttttgaaatttcaaaaaaatcttaaactacatttttatttcaagtatttaaatataaaaactgaattaaagtaataaaaatcaattgtaaatgtaactgaataaaaaataaactgtattaaaattttaactagttcTTAGCTCATAAGAAACTAAAAAAacttattgttaaataaagttttattttcactgtcaataaaatattacatataatgcattataaaaaataaattaaattgagatAAACTTGATTTCTAATAAACTAATGGAGAACTTGTTAAAGTGAAAGAACAATAATGAGATCCCAATACTACTATAAAGgaaaattgattgttttaaacatgtcACTGAATTTCTGCTGATAATATTTACAGGGATAATAAAGTAGTTATTATGAACAATATTAACCTTACTAAAGGAATCTgcttcaagaaatattttgataaggagaaacttataatttaagaataacatagtaaatctaaaaaattaaataatttcatttatatttatcaaGATCACATTATCACCaatctttataaaagaaaaagttaagtATTGTGAAAGGAAGTATTATAGTTTTCATTCACAGTTAAatctaagatttaaatattttacatcatacaaaaaatatttctgaagaaactGATACTACAACTAATCATAAAGAGCAATGATACTACAATTGAACTGATACTCGTGATTGCAGAAGCGCTTCTAACTTAGCTATGAATTGTTGGCGTGTAAGCTCACCTTCATATCCTTCAGGTTGGGATTGGGGAATGGATAGTGGAGCAAAGCTGGATTTAGGCAGCATAACAGGGTCAGGAGTGACTACAGTAGGAGGCTCTACAATGCTATCGGAAGAGTCTTGATCATTAGCATTAGCATGGACTTCTGCCTGGCACACAGATATCACTTCTCCTTCATCTTTCAAGGAATCTGTGTCACTGTCATCCATAATTCTCTGGTTCGAAAAACTTTTTGTACAGTTTTCAGATTCTTGCAGCACATCTTCTAAGTACCGTATCGCTTCCGACTCTTGCTGCACTGAATCTCTGGCAACAGCATCACTTCCTGAAATGCTGGCTGTCCTGGTTTCTTCAGTTTTTCCAGCACTGTCCTGACTACTCTGTAGGCTTGAGGTATCAGTACCATTTTCAATAGTACAGGCTGTGGTTTCATTTTCGGGAAAATGTACATGCTCCTGGTCGAGCGAAGGAGGATTTGGTGAAGAAGGCGATTCGATTGCAGGCAAAGTTGAGATGGGTGGTTGAGGAGCCTTCCTTTTACGAGAGCCACTGCTTATCGAGACAGTAGAGCAAGATGGCACATTCTTCAAGTTGGTATCTTTAGCTGTCATGGAGGATCGCTTCAACGTAGCACTACTATCGGAATAGTCTTTGTGTAAAGGGCTGTTTTGTCGAATTGCATCATTCACCGAGACACTATCACCATGCACAATGGAAGCTTCTGGAGATTTGTTCTCAGAACAGTCACTAAAAACAGAAGGTTCATGGTAACCACTTGAATCAGAGCTGTGCCTGGAGTGAGAAACCGTACTTTCAATTTCATCGGCGGTTTTGATGGAAATTTCGGACTCGGGTCTAGAGTTAATGGAATTTGAGCTCTGCGTGATAAGAGGTGGAGAAG is a window encoding:
- the LOC129981562 gene encoding mucin-17-like isoform X3; this encodes MGSACFKENVTPSTEYFVYRCYSTRMKKVAPPPPPPVGKAPPPPLSNGNVQQGRRTSSSGDSKPPLPTTTPGEDCAFDELLEGRMDLEVVLPDLKVVRMNVDRRTPMMDFLVQATTSNKISPSGHIINVISKDERNVSYKPNTPIGSLDASTVYIIPKSTLELPVKRMPKLANQPFEQQTFRLQVNLPLNQRMVLRVSPRITLAELKSQICAEKELDHSSHHLVHPAQPDTILDLNATLEVYGCAEISLMSNSGLRDSIRNTSTNIFPAPKIEEERRKKSILRIFSRKRKDVTVEVTNDQVPNRIPTSHSENSLVNRNGYQPKQSLKRKPAPAPPPSLARSSSPPLITQSSNSINSRPESEISIKTADEIESTVSHSRHSSDSSGYHEPSVFSDCSENKSPEASIVHGDSVSVNDAIRQNSPLHKDYSDSSATLKRSSMTAKDTNLKNVPSCSTVSISSGSRKRKAPQPPISTLPAIESPSSPNPPSLDQEHVHFPENETTACTIENGTDTSSLQSSQDSAGKTEETRTASISGSDAVARDSVQQESEAIRYLEDVLQESENCTKSFSNQRIMDDSDTDSLKDEGEVISVCQAEVHANANDQDSSDSIVEPPTVVTPDPVMLPKSSFAPLSIPQSQPEGYEAVDASADDSGISHSLNSDADSSVPSMNSDLKTMSDSGCHEEIYCNVSGGVISSSYSSPVISSPRTGVEKQTHVPIPLPRMSLKRKVLTSMESLNSSIYPSCDSLDVKSVPSDEFSVQGSTLESEKTDGNSAKDSTMERCSDDQNTDENRVATLCVANEKQVSENINRVEKEELEISSEVTVAENVTEEKIVTKSVDESIISKVEGSITEQNKEIETKCDNSDKNSISSSLSTESAHNSASHTPQIQKKLNNFAMGCYRKDENIDIYSIPSPEQKATSGISNNQSPLKDIQAPVRKNRHQPDVKILSFKDRNQKEIVSESGRSIVSEKRAQLSSMNTLPLTGRSTSLVNLTPQKALQKAPSEMEKMEEEVVNGNMKRTHSDQNVVKELEPVQLKETFLQEQRRLQEEYRRLQEQFISWQKQLLSNQSLLQNEKIVPQMPFPSLEGLSNLDSNLNIISESQISQNSETNLSSTDLRTRSLPRPKTKPLSVKEMNRPKTPPLAQPPVETAVVDIDINAQKPVKRPETLNACSVDTQASCNQEDKVVQVPPPQDKVTQVPSPQEKVTSGTQAPSPENVLNKDTSAQTSDNLQVSSTDVSSNSLSSPESDNSKSQTLPRPKPKPLSALPPSQTMTLNRNTRPKSQIVSVTIGSWQQRQKEISDVEPSSSVASTRSKFLSLENIPQNTNKPGLSTMEKRKLPPVPTEVDSTPKEVPKTVPKSVEAKVVVAAPKTEPTNVKTKFISDEKPVLDAKPEQIHKKPSKIASNDTKVLKTVPKQVEETNVKQSSDIRLASREPTATFKSAKPFVKLTSMKDEPHPPSIVGLKKWPLSDMSESRGATEGKQSILEDLKASSKRPGGYVQDKIRRAEVDLRKPKSTKTEPSSTSKPSKQENTEASKLHITKVNVNAKPAVDINATIPKEANIASGPGVTTTNSNTYKSNTIPKSQSLNSELMSVFSKKAAKNSEKLQQNTAQTVTVNGSGQSVPPPPPPPPPAPQASSSVMPTIPPAEQIPVSSQLVMARETKTLPASKKESKKSPSKHSKTVDPREELMLEIRGFGGKQALRKLCEKSCLSLLKKSPKKKTSGESSSSSKKQ
- the LOC129981562 gene encoding mucin-17-like isoform X8, coding for MEKRRSLSGSPPDPLRRASSRRSLRMSTRMKKVAPPPPPPVGKAPPPPLSNGNVQQGRRTSSSGDSKPPLPTTTPGEDCAFDELLEGRMDLEVVLPDLKVVRMNVDRRTPMMDFLVQATTSNKISPSGHIINVISKDERNVSYKPNTPIGSLDASTVYIIPKSTLELPVKRMPKLANQPFEQQTFRLQVNLPLNQRMVLRVSPRITLAELKSQICAEKELDHSSHHLVHPAQPDTILDLNATLEVYGCAEISLMSNSGLRDSIRNTSTNIFPAPKIEEERRKKSILRIFSRKRKDVTVEVTNDQVPNRIPTSHSENSLVNRNGYQPKQSLKRKPAPAPPPSLARSSSPPLITQSSNSINSRPESEISIKTADEIESTVSHSRHSSDSSGYHEPSVFSDCSENKSPEASIVHGDSVSVNDAIRQNSPLHKDYSDSSATLKRSSMTAKDTNLKNVPSCSTVSISSGSRKRKAPQPPISTLPAIESPSSPNPPSLDQEHVHFPENETTACTIENGTDTSSLQSSQDSAGKTEETRTASISGSDAVARDSVQQESEAIRYLEDVLQESENCTKSFSNQRIMDDSDTDSLKDEGEVISVCQAEVHANANDQDSSDSIVEPPTVVTPDPVMLPKSSFAPLSIPQSQPEGYEDSLDVKSVPSDEFSVQGSTLESEKTDGNSAKDSTMERCSDDQNTDENRVATLCVANEKQVSENINRVEKEELEISSEVTVAENVTEEKIVTKSVDESIISKVEGSITEQNKEIETKCDNSDKNSISSSLSTESAHNSASHTPQIQKKLNNFAMGCYRKDENIDIYSIPSPEQKATSGISNNQSPLKDIQAPVRKNRHQPDVKILSFKDRNQKEIVSESGRSIVSEKRAQLSSMNTLPLTGRSTSLVNLTPQKALQKAPSEMEKMEEEVVNGNMKRTHSDQNVVKELEPVQLKETFLQEQRRLQEEYRRLQEQFISWQKQLLSNQSLLQNEKIVPQMPFPSLEGLSNLDSNLNIISESQISQNSETNLSSTDLRTRSLPRPKTKPLSVKEMNRPKTPPLAQPPVETAVVDIDINAQKPVKRPETLNACSVDTQASCNQEDKVVQVPPPQDKVTQVPSPQEKVTSGTQAPSPENVLNKDTSAQTSDNLQVSSTDVSSNSLSSPESDNSKSQTLPRPKPKPLSALPPSQTMTLNRNTRPKSQIVSVTIGSWQQRQKEISDVEPSSSVASTRSKFLSLENIPQNTNKPGLSTMEKRKLPPVPTEVDSTPKEVPKTVPKSVEAKVVVAAPKTEPTNVKTKFISDEKPVLDAKPEQIHKKPSKIASNDTKVLKTVPKQVEETNVKQSSDIRLASREPTATFKSAKPFVKLTSMKDEPHPPSIVGLKKWPLSDMSESRGATEGKQSILEDLKASSKRPGGYVQDKIRRAEVDLRKPKSTKTEPSSTSKPSKQENTEASKLHITKVNVNAKPAVDINATIPKEANIASGPGVTTTNSNTYKSNTIPKSQSLNSELMSVFSKKAAKNSEKLQQNTAQTVTVNGSGQSVPPPPPPPPPAPQASSSVMPTIPPAEQIPVSSQLVMARETKTLPASKKESKKSPSKHSKTVDPREELMLEIRGFGGKQALRKLCEKSCLSLLKKSPKKKTSGESSSSSKKQ
- the LOC129981562 gene encoding mucin-17-like isoform X2, yielding MEKRRSLSGSPPDPLRRASSRRSLRMSTRMKKVAPPPPPPVGKAPPPPLSNGNVQQGRRTSSSGDSKPPLPTTTPGEDCAFDELLEGRMDLEVVLPDLKVVRMNVDRRTPMMDFLVQATTSNKISPSGHIINVISKDERNVSYKPNTPIGSLDASTVYIIPKSTLELPVKRMPKLANQPFEQTFRLQVNLPLNQRMVLRVSPRITLAELKSQICAEKELDHSSHHLVHPAQPDTILDLNATLEVYGCAEISLMSNSGLRDSIRNTSTNIFPAPKIEEERRKKSILRIFSRKRKDVTVEVTNDQVPNRIPTSHSENSLVNRNGYQPKQSLKRKPAPAPPPSLARSSSPPLITQSSNSINSRPESEISIKTADEIESTVSHSRHSSDSSGYHEPSVFSDCSENKSPEASIVHGDSVSVNDAIRQNSPLHKDYSDSSATLKRSSMTAKDTNLKNVPSCSTVSISSGSRKRKAPQPPISTLPAIESPSSPNPPSLDQEHVHFPENETTACTIENGTDTSSLQSSQDSAGKTEETRTASISGSDAVARDSVQQESEAIRYLEDVLQESENCTKSFSNQRIMDDSDTDSLKDEGEVISVCQAEVHANANDQDSSDSIVEPPTVVTPDPVMLPKSSFAPLSIPQSQPEGYEAVDASADDSGISHSLNSDADSSVPSMNSDLKTMSDSGCHEEIYCNVSGGVISSSYSSPVISSPRTGVEKQTHVPIPLPRMSLKRKVLTSMESLNSSIYPSCDSLDVKSVPSDEFSVQGSTLESEKTDGNSAKDSTMERCSDDQNTDENRVATLCVANEKQVSENINRVEKEELEISSEVTVAENVTEEKIVTKSVDESIISKVEGSITEQNKEIETKCDNSDKNSISSSLSTESAHNSASHTPQIQKKLNNFAMGCYRKDENIDIYSIPSPEQKATSGISNNQSPLKDIQAPVRKNRHQPDVKILSFKDRNQKEIVSESGRSIVSEKRAQLSSMNTLPLTGRSTSLVNLTPQKALQKAPSEMEKMEEEVVNGNMKRTHSDQNVVKELEPVQLKETFLQEQRRLQEEYRRLQEQFISWQKQLLSNQSLLQNEKIVPQMPFPSLEGLSNLDSNLNIISESQISQNSETNLSSTDLRTRSLPRPKTKPLSVKEMNRPKTPPLAQPPVETAVVDIDINAQKPVKRPETLNACSVDTQASCNQEDKVVQVPPPQDKVTQVPSPQEKVTSGTQAPSPENVLNKDTSAQTSDNLQVSSTDVSSNSLSSPESDNSKSQTLPRPKPKPLSALPPSQTMTLNRNTRPKSQIVSVTIGSWQQRQKEISDVEPSSSVASTRSKFLSLENIPQNTNKPGLSTMEKRKLPPVPTEVDSTPKEVPKTVPKSVEAKVVVAAPKTEPTNVKTKFISDEKPVLDAKPEQIHKKPSKIASNDTKVLKTVPKQVEETNVKQSSDIRLASREPTATFKSAKPFVKLTSMKDEPHPPSIVGLKKWPLSDMSESRGATEGKQSILEDLKASSKRPGGYVQDKIRRAEVDLRKPKSTKTEPSSTSKPSKQENTEASKLHITKVNVNAKPAVDINATIPKEANIASGPGVTTTNSNTYKSNTIPKSQSLNSELMSVFSKKAAKNSEKLQQNTAQTVTVNGSGQSVPPPPPPPPPAPQASSSVMPTIPPAEQIPVSSQLVMARETKTLPASKKESKKSPSKHSKTVDPREELMLEIRGFGGKQALRKLCEKSCLSLLKKSPKKKTSGESSSSSKKQ
- the LOC129981562 gene encoding mucin-17-like isoform X7, with protein sequence MEKRRSLSGSPPDPLRRASSRRSLRMSTRMKKVAPPPPPPVGKAPPPPLSNGNVQQGRRTSSSGDSKPPLPTTTPGEDCAFDELLEGRMDLEVVLPDLKVVRMNVDRRTPMMDFLVQATTSNKISPSGHIINVISKDERNVSYKPNTPIGSLDASTVYIIPKSTLELPVKRMPKLANQPFEQQTFRLQVNLPLNQRMVLRVSPRITLAELKSQICAEKELDHSSHHLVHPAQPDTILDLNATLEVYGCAEISLMSNSGLRDSIRNTSTNIFPAPKIEEERRKKSILRIFSRKRKDVTVEVTNDQVPNRIPTSHSENSLVNRNGYQPKQSLKRKPAPAPPPSLARSSSPPLITQSSNSINSRPESEISIKTADEIESTVSHSRHSSDSSGYHEPSVFSDCSENKSPEASIVHGDSVSVNDAIRQNSPLHKDYSDSSATLKRSSMTAKDTNLKNVPSCSTVSISSGSRKRKAPQPPISTLPAIESPSSPNPPSLDQEHVHFPENETTACTIENGTDTSSLQSSQDSAGKTEETRTASISGSDAVARDSVQQESEAIRYLEDVLQESENCTKSFSNQRIMDDSDTDSLKDEGEVISVCQAEVHANANDQDSSDSIVEPPTVVTPDPVMLPKSSFAPLSIPQSQPEGYEAVDASADDSGISHSLNSDADSSVPSMNSDLKTMSDSGCHEEIYCNVSDSLDVKSVPSDEFSVQGSTLESEKTDGNSAKDSTMERCSDDQNTDENRVATLCVANEKQVSENINRVEKEELEISSEVTVAENVTEEKIVTKSVDESIISKVEGSITEQNKEIETKCDNSDKNSISSSLSTESAHNSASHTPQIQKKLNNFAMGCYRKDENIDIYSIPSPEQKATSGISNNQSPLKDIQAPVRKNRHQPDVKILSFKDRNQKEIVSESGRSIVSEKRAQLSSMNTLPLTGRSTSLVNLTPQKALQKAPSEMEKMEEEVVNGNMKRTHSDQNVVKELEPVQLKETFLQEQRRLQEEYRRLQEQFISWQKQLLSNQSLLQNEKIVPQMPFPSLEGLSNLDSNLNIISESQISQNSETNLSSTDLRTRSLPRPKTKPLSVKEMNRPKTPPLAQPPVETAVVDIDINAQKPVKRPETLNACSVDTQASCNQEDKVVQVPPPQDKVTQVPSPQEKVTSGTQAPSPENVLNKDTSAQTSDNLQVSSTDVSSNSLSSPESDNSKSQTLPRPKPKPLSALPPSQTMTLNRNTRPKSQIVSVTIGSWQQRQKEISDVEPSSSVASTRSKFLSLENIPQNTNKPGLSTMEKRKLPPVPTEVDSTPKEVPKTVPKSVEAKVVVAAPKTEPTNVKTKFISDEKPVLDAKPEQIHKKPSKIASNDTKVLKTVPKQVEETNVKQSSDIRLASREPTATFKSAKPFVKLTSMKDEPHPPSIVGLKKWPLSDMSESRGATEGKQSILEDLKASSKRPGGYVQDKIRRAEVDLRKPKSTKTEPSSTSKPSKQENTEASKLHITKVNVNAKPAVDINATIPKEANIASGPGVTTTNSNTYKSNTIPKSQSLNSELMSVFSKKAAKNSEKLQQNTAQTVTVNGSGQSVPPPPPPPPPAPQASSSVMPTIPPAEQIPVSSQLVMARETKTLPASKKESKKSPSKHSKTVDPREELMLEIRGFGGKQALRKLCEKSCLSLLKKSPKKKTSGESSSSSKKQ